In one window of Solanum pennellii chromosome 2, SPENNV200 DNA:
- the LOC107008631 gene encoding proline-rich receptor-like protein kinase PERK8: MASPDSPSSFFPFPTFPTATPSNSTPDSPPAPPPDSDSPPPPPPDSSAPPPSPPAPDSPPPSESKSPPPAESPPPPPPTPAAPPPSAPPPKPSASPPPPPSPKAPPPANSPPPASSPPPPSKESPPPSPPPPPPAVSPSPPPPVKNQSPPPDSPPPAPVANPPQNSPPPPALAPPPASLPSAPPPNPLTSPPPSISPPAPPNNTAPAGAPPPLPVTRLPTEKPTAIPKPAITADSSARNGGGNKAGSVVAIGVVAGFLALSLVIVAVWFTRRRKKRESAFNLNYLGPSPFASSPNSDTSFLRSRSQNSTYLAPAGSQSNFMYSPDHGGIGNSRSWFTYEELSEATNGFSPDSVLGEGGFGCVYKGVLNDGREVAVKQLKSGSGQGEREFRAEVEIISRVHHRHLVSLVGYCISEQQRLLVYDYVPNDTLDYHLHGKGMPTMEWATRVKVAAGAARGLAYLHEDCHPRIIHRDIKTSNILLDINFEAQVADFGLARLAGDASSTHVTTRVMGTFGYLAPEYASSGKLTEKSDVYSFGVVLLELITGRKPVDQSQPLGDESLVEWARPLLAQSLETENFEDVVDPRLGNNFVAGEMFRMIEAAAACVRHSGSKRPRMSQVVRALDSMDELSDLSNGVKPGQSGIFESREQSAQIRMFQKMAFGSQEYSSDFFNYSQGSYKS; this comes from the exons ATGGCCTCTCCAGATTCTCCCTCGTCTTTTTTTCCATTCCCAACTTTCCCTACAGCTACACCTTCAAATTCTACTCCTGATTCACCTCCTGCTCCTCCTCCTGACTCTgattctcctcctcctccaccACCTGACTCTTCAGCTCCACCTCCTTCTCCACCAGCTCCAGATTCTCCTCCTCCATCAGAGTCAAAATCACCTCCACCCGCAGAATCTCCTCCACCTCCACCTCCTACACCTGCGGCGCCACCACCTTCGGCGCCTCCTCCAAAGCCGTCAGcgtcaccaccaccaccaccttcTCCTAAGGCTCCTCCACCAGCTAATTCTCCACCTCCAGCTTCATCTCCACCCCCACCATCAAAAGAATCTCCTCCTCCTTCCCCACCTCCTCCCCCTCCAGCAGTTTCACCTTCTCCTCCACCTCCAGTGAAAAATCAATCACCACCCCCTGATTCTCCACCTCCTGCACCTGTTGCAAATCCGCCACAAAACTCCCCTCCACCTCCTGCATTGGCGCCTCCTCCAGCCTCACTGCCATCTGCCCCTCCACCTAACCCCTTAACATCTCCACCCCCTTCTATCTCACCTCCTGCTCCCCCAAATAATACTGCTCCAGCTGGAGCTCCCCCTCCATTGCCTGTGACTCGCCTTCCTACAGAGAAGCCCACTGCTATCCCTAAACCTGCTATCACTGCAGATTCAAGTGCCAGAAATGGTGGGGGAAATAAGGCAGGAAGTGTGGTGGCAATTGGTGTTGTTGCTGGGTTTTTGGCCCTTAGCTTGGTGATTGTTGCTGTCTGGTTTACACGTAGGcgaaagaaaagagagagtgcATTTAATCTCAATTACCTGGGACCCTCTCCATTTGCTTCCTCACCAAATTCAG ATACATCATTCCTGAGATCAAGGTCTCAAAATTCCACTTATCTAGCTCCAGCTGGCTCGCAAAGCAATTTTATGTACTCTCCGGACCATGGGGGTATTGGAAATTCAAGATCATGGTTCACTTACGAAGAATTATCTGAGGCAACAAATGGTTTTTCTCCTGATAGTGTTTTGGGTGAAGGTGGGTTTGGATGTGTCTACAAAGGTGTTCTTAATGACGGAAGAGAAGTCGCTGTCAAACAGCTGAAAAGTGGAAGTGGACAAGGGGAGCGTGAGTTCAGAGCAGAAGTTGAGATTATCAGCCGTGTGCACCATCGCCATTTGGTTTCACTTGTTGGTTACTGTATCTCAGAGCAGCAAAGGTTACTTGTCTACGACTATGTGCCAAATGACACGCTTGACTATCATCTTCATG GTAAAGGCATGCCAACTATGGAGTGGGCTACCCGAGTAAAAGTAGCTGCTGGTGCAGCACGTGGACTTGCTTATCTGCATGAAGACT GTCATCCCCGCATCATCCATAGGGATATCAAAACATCAAACATTCTCTTGGATATCAATTTTGAGGCACAG GTTGCTGATTTTGGCCTTGCAAGGTTAGCAGGTGATGCCAGTAGTACACACGTGACAACTCGTGTGATGGGAACCTTTGG ATACTTGGCACCAGAGTATGCATCTAGTGGAAAATTAACAGAGAAGTCTGATGTTTATTCATTTGGCGTTGTGCTTTTGGAGCTTATTACGGGGCGGAAACCTGTTGACCAGTCTCAGCCCTTAGGTGATGAAAGCCTGGTTGAATGG GCTCGACCTTTGCTTGCTCAATCACTTGAGACTGAAAATTTTGAAGACGTAGTAGATCCTAGGCTTGGAAACAACTTTGTTGCGGGTGAGATGTTCCGGATGATTGAAGCAGCTGCAGCTTGCGTGCGTCATTCAGGCTCTAAGAGGCCACGGATGAGTCAG GTGGTTAGAGCTCTAGATTCCATGGATGAGCTGTCGGATCTGTCCAATGGAGTGAAACCTGGACAAAGTGGAATTTTTGAGTCAAGGGAACAATCTGCACAGATAAGAATGTTCCAAAAGATGGCATTTGGAAGTCAAGAGTACAGTTCAGATTTCTTCAATTATTCCCAAGGCAGCTATAAGAGTTGA